In Streptomyces sp. NBC_01439, the following are encoded in one genomic region:
- a CDS encoding TetR/AcrR family transcriptional regulator has protein sequence MADRAQQIMAAARELLDAEGADALSMRRIAERVGIRAPSLYKHFPDKAAVEAGLQAQGMTRLAQDLEAAEAATGVEPPLLVLARAYRQHALASPHLYRITHGRPLARNALPEGLEDRAAMPLARAVRGDIDIARSFWAFAHGMVVLELDGRFPPGADLDAAWRTGCEAFARAIRNGTGGERT, from the coding sequence ATGGCTGACCGCGCACAGCAGATCATGGCCGCTGCGCGGGAACTGCTCGACGCGGAAGGGGCGGATGCGTTGTCCATGCGGCGCATCGCCGAGCGTGTCGGCATCCGGGCGCCTTCCTTGTACAAGCACTTTCCTGACAAGGCCGCTGTCGAGGCTGGGCTCCAGGCCCAGGGGATGACCCGGTTGGCGCAGGATCTGGAGGCTGCCGAAGCAGCGACGGGCGTCGAACCACCCCTGCTCGTGCTCGCCCGCGCCTACCGACAGCATGCGCTCGCCAGCCCGCACCTCTACCGCATCACCCACGGTCGGCCGCTCGCCCGCAACGCACTCCCCGAGGGACTCGAAGATCGCGCAGCGATGCCGCTGGCCCGCGCGGTGCGCGGCGACATCGACATCGCGCGCTCGTTCTGGGCATTCGCGCACGGCATGGTCGTGCTCGAACTCGACGGCCGCTTCCCGCCCGGCGCGGACCTGGACGCCGCATGGCGTACCGGCTGCGAGGCGTTCGCCCGTGCGATCCGGAACGGGACCGGGGGAGAGCGCACGTGA
- the lgt gene encoding prolipoprotein diacylglyceryl transferase: MDLAYLPSPSTGVLHLGPVPLRAYAFCILLGIFVAVWLGNRRWVARGGDQGVIADVTLWAVPFGMAGGRIYHVITSPDAYFGDHGEPIRALYVWEGGLGIWGAIALGGVGAWIGCRRHRIPFPAYADAVAPGIALAQAVGRWGNWFNQELYGSPTTLPWGLEIDRAHRPSALLDTATYHPTFLYESLWNVGVAALVLWAGRRFALGHGRTFALYVAAYTVGRFWTEYLRIDASHTFLGLRLNGWTSVVVFLGAIVCLVVSARRHPGVEDVSRPKGEGGHEMAGGPRRGVAVKAGGATREDT; encoded by the coding sequence ATGGATCTCGCCTACCTGCCCAGTCCTTCGACCGGGGTCCTTCACCTCGGCCCGGTTCCGTTAAGGGCGTACGCCTTCTGCATCCTCCTGGGCATATTCGTCGCCGTCTGGCTCGGCAACCGGCGCTGGGTCGCGCGGGGCGGAGACCAGGGCGTCATCGCAGACGTCACCCTCTGGGCAGTGCCGTTCGGCATGGCCGGAGGACGCATCTACCACGTGATCACCAGCCCCGATGCGTACTTCGGCGACCACGGCGAACCCATCCGGGCCCTGTACGTGTGGGAAGGCGGGCTCGGCATCTGGGGCGCCATCGCCCTCGGCGGGGTCGGCGCGTGGATCGGCTGCCGCCGCCACCGCATCCCCTTCCCCGCCTACGCGGACGCCGTGGCCCCCGGCATAGCCCTGGCCCAGGCCGTCGGCCGCTGGGGCAACTGGTTCAACCAGGAACTCTACGGCAGCCCCACCACACTTCCCTGGGGCCTGGAGATCGACCGCGCGCACCGTCCGTCCGCCCTGCTCGACACCGCGACCTACCACCCGACCTTCCTCTACGAGTCCCTCTGGAACGTCGGCGTCGCCGCACTGGTCCTCTGGGCGGGCCGCCGGTTCGCGCTCGGTCACGGCAGGACCTTCGCCCTGTACGTCGCCGCCTACACGGTCGGACGGTTCTGGACCGAGTACCTGCGCATCGACGCGTCCCACACGTTCCTCGGCCTGCGCCTGAACGGCTGGACCTCGGTCGTGGTCTTCCTCGGCGCCATCGTCTGCCTCGTCGTATCGGCCCGCCGCCACCCAGGCGTCGAGGACGTGTCGAGGCCCAAGGGCGAGGGCGGTCACGAGATGGCCGGCGGGCCGCGCCGGGGAGTCGCCGTCAAGGCAGGAGGGGCGACGCGCGAGGACACGTGA
- a CDS encoding helix-turn-helix transcriptional regulator produces the protein MTTVAPGSDVRRHELAEFLRTRRERIAPEQVGLVRGPRRRTPGLRREEVAHLSSVGVTWYTWLEQARDIQVSAQVLDAVARALLLDVSEREHLFALAGSLDPAPPAVCPSVTPAVRAMLDQLGHIPACVQNSRYDIVAYNATYGQLLGDLDGKRPEDRNCMWLAFTDPQWRESVVDLPSTHRLMAARFRAAMAEHLAEPAWKTLLARLEGASAEFREVWARHEVVGGQLAKSKYIRNAHVGLLHLEHTNLWLGPRTGPRLVTYVPLDQRTRERLEELERLTRPVGAAPRG, from the coding sequence ATGACCACTGTCGCCCCTGGAAGCGATGTCCGCCGGCACGAGCTGGCAGAGTTCCTGCGCACCCGCCGCGAGCGGATCGCCCCCGAGCAGGTGGGGCTGGTGCGCGGGCCGCGCCGGCGGACCCCGGGGCTGCGCCGCGAGGAGGTCGCGCACCTGTCGTCGGTGGGCGTGACCTGGTACACGTGGCTGGAGCAGGCGCGCGACATCCAGGTCTCGGCACAGGTCCTGGACGCGGTCGCGCGGGCGCTGCTGCTCGACGTGAGCGAGCGGGAGCACCTGTTCGCGCTGGCCGGGAGCCTGGATCCGGCGCCGCCGGCGGTCTGCCCCAGCGTGACGCCGGCCGTGCGGGCCATGCTCGACCAGCTGGGCCACATCCCGGCGTGCGTCCAGAACAGCCGGTACGACATCGTCGCGTACAACGCCACGTACGGGCAGTTGCTCGGCGACTTGGACGGCAAGCGTCCGGAGGACCGCAACTGCATGTGGCTCGCCTTCACCGATCCGCAGTGGCGGGAGTCGGTGGTCGACCTGCCGAGTACGCACCGGCTCATGGCGGCGAGGTTCCGGGCGGCGATGGCCGAACACCTGGCGGAGCCCGCGTGGAAGACGCTGCTGGCCCGGTTGGAGGGGGCGTCGGCGGAGTTCCGGGAGGTGTGGGCCCGTCACGAGGTGGTGGGCGGGCAGCTCGCGAAGTCGAAGTACATCCGCAACGCCCACGTGGGCCTGCTGCACCTGGAACACACCAACCTGTGGCTCGGACCGCGCACCGGGCCGAGGCTCGTGACGTACGTACCGCTGGACCAGCGGACGCGGGAGCGCTTGGAGGAGCTCGAGCGACTGACGCGACCGGTCGGTGCGGCGCCCCGCGGCTGA
- a CDS encoding MFS transporter, whose protein sequence is MPTNPVHGAPASAAPHLGGLGLFTVLLGAALPLIDFFIVNVALPSIEHDLAAGPALLELVVGGYGVAYAVLLVLGGRVGDSLGRRRLFLIGMAAFGVTSLACGLAPTAWTLVAARVAQGAASALMLPQVLATIQATTEGPRRARAMSLYGATGGLSMVAGQILGGVLVAADLGGTGWRAVFLVNVPVVVLGLVLAVRTVPDTRAGRPAAVDVPGTLLLALSLVSLLLPLTEGRAAGWPLWTWVSLGVFPVAAAAFYVTERRADRKGRTPLVPPSLLRLESLRRGLVLLLPFSVGFSGFMFVLAVTLQQGLDMDPVTAGLALVPMAVAFFGAALAGPRLVSRFGSRIVTAGAVVQAAGIGLLLATLRHGWPDLGVAELAPGVALAGLGQGFQLPVLMRLMLSDVPAERAGVGGGVMITAQQSALALGVATLGSLFLALVPTEGLRAAVSTTLLVQLGLIALTVLLSLRLPRMR, encoded by the coding sequence GTGCCCACCAACCCCGTGCACGGTGCTCCCGCGTCCGCCGCGCCCCACCTGGGCGGCCTCGGCCTGTTCACCGTGCTCCTCGGCGCGGCCCTGCCCCTGATCGACTTCTTCATCGTCAACGTCGCGCTGCCGTCCATCGAGCACGACCTCGCCGCCGGCCCCGCCCTCCTGGAACTCGTCGTAGGCGGCTACGGCGTCGCCTACGCCGTCCTGCTGGTCCTCGGCGGGCGCGTCGGTGACAGCCTCGGCCGCCGGCGGCTCTTCCTCATCGGCATGGCTGCCTTCGGGGTCACCTCGCTCGCCTGCGGCCTCGCCCCGACCGCCTGGACCCTCGTCGCCGCCCGCGTCGCCCAGGGCGCGGCCTCCGCCCTCATGCTGCCGCAGGTGCTCGCCACCATCCAGGCCACCACCGAGGGCCCGCGCCGGGCCCGGGCCATGAGCCTGTACGGGGCCACCGGGGGCCTGTCCATGGTCGCCGGGCAGATCCTCGGCGGCGTCCTGGTCGCCGCGGACCTCGGCGGAACGGGCTGGCGCGCGGTGTTCCTGGTCAACGTACCCGTGGTGGTCCTCGGGCTGGTCCTCGCGGTGCGCACCGTCCCGGACACCCGGGCCGGTCGGCCCGCGGCCGTGGACGTACCCGGCACCCTGCTGCTCGCGCTGTCGCTGGTCTCGCTGCTGCTGCCGCTGACCGAGGGACGGGCCGCCGGTTGGCCACTGTGGACCTGGGTCTCGCTCGGCGTGTTCCCCGTCGCCGCCGCGGCGTTCTACGTCACCGAGCGCCGGGCCGACCGGAAGGGCCGCACACCGCTGGTGCCGCCGAGCCTGCTGAGGCTGGAGTCGCTGCGGCGCGGCTTGGTGCTCTTGTTGCCGTTCTCGGTCGGCTTTAGCGGCTTCATGTTCGTCCTCGCCGTGACCCTCCAACAGGGCCTGGACATGGACCCGGTGACGGCCGGCCTGGCGCTGGTGCCGATGGCCGTGGCCTTCTTCGGGGCAGCGCTGGCCGGACCACGTCTCGTCTCCCGCTTCGGCAGCCGGATCGTCACCGCCGGAGCCGTCGTCCAGGCGGCCGGGATCGGCCTCCTGCTGGCCACGCTCCGCCACGGCTGGCCGGACCTCGGCGTGGCCGAACTCGCTCCGGGCGTCGCCCTGGCGGGACTGGGCCAGGGCTTCCAACTGCCCGTGCTGATGCGTCTGATGCTGTCGGACGTTCCCGCCGAACGGGCCGGGGTGGGCGGCGGCGTCATGATCACCGCCCAGCAGTCCGCCCTGGCACTCGGCGTCGCCACGCTCGGAAGCCTCTTCCTGGCCCTGGTCCCGACGGAAGGCCTGCGCGCGGCGGTGTCCACCACCCTGCTCGTCCAACTCGGCCTGATCGCGCTGACCGTACTGCTCAGCCTCCGCCTTCCGCGCATGCGCTGA
- the gap gene encoding type I glyceraldehyde-3-phosphate dehydrogenase, with protein sequence MTRIAINGFGRIGRNVLRALLERDTDLEVVAVNDLTEPATLARLLAYDTTSGRLGRPVTVEGNVLVVDGHRITVLAEREPEQLPWAELEVDLVLEATGRFTSAEAARGHLKAGARKVLVSAPSDGADVTLAYGVNTDAYDPALHTIVSNASCTTNALAPLAAVLDELAGIEHGFMTTVHAYTQEQNLQDGPHRDPRRARAAGVNIVPTSTGAAKAIGLVLPQLDGKLSGDSIRVPVPVGSIVELNTTVARDVTREEILEAYRAAAQGPLAGVLEYSEDPLVSSDITGNPASSIFDSELTRVDGRHVKVVAWYDNEWGFSNRVIDTLTLLAAG encoded by the coding sequence ATGACTCGCATTGCCATCAACGGATTCGGCCGCATCGGACGCAACGTGCTGCGTGCGCTCCTCGAGCGCGACACCGACCTCGAGGTCGTGGCCGTCAACGACCTGACGGAGCCCGCCACCCTCGCGCGGCTGCTCGCGTACGACACCACGTCCGGCCGGCTCGGCCGCCCGGTGACCGTCGAGGGCAACGTTCTCGTCGTCGACGGACACCGGATCACGGTGCTGGCCGAGCGCGAGCCCGAGCAGCTGCCCTGGGCCGAGCTCGAAGTCGACCTCGTGCTGGAGGCGACCGGCCGCTTCACCTCGGCCGAGGCCGCCCGCGGCCACCTCAAGGCCGGTGCGCGCAAGGTGCTCGTCAGCGCTCCGTCCGACGGCGCCGATGTGACGCTCGCGTACGGTGTCAACACCGACGCCTACGACCCGGCCCTGCACACGATCGTCTCGAACGCGTCCTGCACCACCAACGCGCTCGCCCCGCTGGCCGCCGTGCTCGACGAGCTCGCGGGCATCGAGCACGGGTTCATGACCACCGTGCACGCCTACACGCAGGAGCAGAACCTGCAGGACGGCCCGCACCGCGACCCCCGGCGTGCCCGCGCCGCCGGCGTCAACATCGTGCCGACCTCGACCGGTGCCGCGAAGGCGATCGGCCTCGTACTGCCGCAGCTCGACGGCAAGCTGTCGGGCGACTCCATCCGCGTGCCGGTCCCGGTGGGCTCGATCGTCGAGCTCAACACCACCGTCGCCCGCGACGTGACGCGCGAGGAGATCCTGGAGGCCTACCGGGCCGCGGCGCAGGGACCGCTGGCCGGCGTGCTCGAGTACTCCGAGGACCCGCTGGTGTCTTCCGACATCACGGGCAACCCCGCGTCTTCGATCTTCGACTCGGAGCTCACCCGCGTCGACGGCCGCCACGTCAAGGTGGTCGCCTGGTACGACAACGAGTGGGGCTTCTCGAACCGCGTGATCGACACGCTCACGCTCCTCGCCGCGGGCTGA
- a CDS encoding GlxA family transcriptional regulator yields MPPSRLHRVAVLVLEGAKPLDVGIPAQVFTTRASMPYEVRVCGAAPGLVTGGDGLSYHVTHGLDALAWADIVFVPGYRFPDREDPPQAVIDALIAAHGRGARLAAISTGAFALAATGLLDGKRATTHWHYARALAAKHPLVRLDENVLFVDEGSVLTSAGAASGIDLCLHILRRDLGVAASNHAARRLVAAPYRSGGQAQYVPRSVPEPLGERFAATREWALYQLGEPLTLEALAQHAGVSARTFSRRFAEDTGYTPMQWVMRARIDVARELLERSERSVEQIADDVGLGTGANLRLHFHRILGTTPTEYRRTFTQGE; encoded by the coding sequence GTGCCGCCCTCCCGCCTCCACCGCGTAGCCGTCCTCGTCCTCGAGGGCGCGAAGCCCCTTGACGTGGGCATCCCCGCGCAAGTGTTCACGACCCGCGCGAGCATGCCGTACGAGGTACGGGTCTGCGGTGCCGCTCCCGGCCTCGTCACCGGCGGCGACGGCCTGTCGTACCACGTCACCCACGGGCTCGACGCGCTCGCTTGGGCCGACATCGTCTTCGTCCCCGGTTACCGCTTCCCCGACCGTGAGGACCCGCCGCAGGCGGTCATCGACGCGCTGATCGCCGCCCACGGCCGGGGGGCGCGGCTCGCGGCCATCTCGACGGGCGCGTTCGCGCTCGCCGCCACCGGTCTGCTCGACGGCAAGCGCGCCACGACCCACTGGCACTACGCGCGGGCCCTCGCCGCGAAGCATCCGCTCGTCCGGCTCGACGAGAACGTCCTGTTCGTCGACGAGGGCAGTGTGCTCACCTCTGCCGGCGCCGCCTCGGGCATCGACCTGTGCCTGCACATCCTGCGCCGCGACCTCGGCGTGGCCGCCTCCAACCACGCGGCCCGGCGCCTGGTCGCGGCGCCCTACCGCAGCGGCGGCCAGGCGCAGTACGTGCCGCGCAGCGTGCCCGAGCCGCTCGGCGAAAGGTTCGCCGCCACCCGCGAGTGGGCCCTGTACCAGCTGGGCGAACCGCTCACGCTGGAGGCGCTGGCGCAGCACGCGGGGGTCTCGGCGCGCACCTTCTCGCGGCGCTTCGCCGAGGACACCGGGTACACGCCGATGCAGTGGGTCATGCGGGCCCGGATCGACGTGGCACGTGAGCTGCTGGAGCGTTCGGAGCGCAGTGTCGAGCAGATCGCGGACGATGTCGGCCTCGGCACCGGCGCCAATCTTCGTCTGCACTTCCACCGCATCCTCGGCACCACCCCGACCGAGTACCGGCGCACCTTCACCCAGGGCGAATGA
- a CDS encoding MBL fold metallo-hydrolase: MTLAPSRTPAHPERLEQGHPFRQWKTWRIPGTELTLTGYSRANDKTFFHVPELRCALDAGLVEGRQPETVFLTHTHHDHSKDLDHLAARPDGVDIHLPAAAVPYVETFLRASAELNHGTAYDPALAAGCRLHGVRGGDEFAFGRRGHHVRVVECVHKVPCVGYAFAERRKALLPEYEELRHDLAAQGRGAEFGRILAQRRKAGAEVEREVRRPLFAFLGDTHVSVFEDNPWLFEYPVIITECTFLDDAELERADRVGHTVWSRLKPVVEAHPDTRFVLTHFSLRHSDQDVLDFFHDERPDNVLLWVHPDSRLPEQHQHG, from the coding sequence ATGACACTGGCCCCTTCGCGGACACCCGCCCATCCCGAACGGCTGGAGCAAGGACACCCGTTCCGCCAGTGGAAGACCTGGCGCATACCCGGCACCGAACTGACGCTCACCGGATACTCGCGCGCCAACGACAAGACGTTCTTCCACGTCCCCGAACTGCGCTGCGCGCTCGACGCGGGACTGGTGGAAGGACGTCAGCCGGAAACCGTCTTCCTCACCCACACCCATCACGACCATTCCAAGGACCTCGACCACCTCGCGGCCAGGCCCGACGGGGTCGACATCCACCTGCCCGCCGCGGCGGTGCCGTACGTGGAGACCTTTCTGCGGGCCTCCGCCGAACTGAACCACGGCACGGCCTACGATCCGGCCCTCGCCGCCGGTTGCCGGCTCCACGGGGTGCGCGGCGGCGACGAGTTCGCCTTCGGGCGCCGCGGCCACCACGTACGGGTGGTGGAGTGCGTGCACAAGGTGCCCTGCGTGGGATACGCCTTCGCCGAACGACGCAAGGCCCTGCTGCCGGAGTACGAGGAACTGCGCCACGACCTCGCCGCACAGGGCCGGGGCGCGGAGTTCGGCCGCATCCTGGCACAGCGGCGCAAGGCGGGCGCCGAGGTCGAACGCGAGGTCCGCAGGCCGTTGTTCGCCTTCCTCGGCGACACCCACGTCAGCGTCTTCGAGGACAACCCCTGGCTCTTCGAGTATCCGGTGATCATCACCGAGTGCACGTTTCTCGACGACGCCGAACTGGAGCGGGCCGACCGGGTCGGGCACACCGTCTGGAGCCGGTTGAAGCCCGTCGTCGAGGCCCACCCGGACACCCGATTCGTCCTCACCCACTTCAGCCTGCGTCACTCGGACCAGGACGTCCTGGACTTCTTCCACGACGAACGGCCCGACAACGTACTGCTGTGGGTGCACCCGGACAGCCGACTGCCCGAGCAGCACCAACACGGCTGA
- a CDS encoding DUF7824 domain-containing protein gives MIKGEFAVPSLDALADEVVAVLAGRHDPGVVPFERVLNAVVSHDFRDREALAAALGSVPREFKVKPHAQVRCIAGVVGAAVGPVRAEESWENTRAGWLELCQHVALDYIAGARAAEIAARLRAGDSVPFLLSVPSRPTGAVEPYELVERLAEYERLGVRPGPADLGQALLRCGGRVDPEAVRAAEGLGLAEGTRVAAWLRQGGLPRPTWWREREAGEAERPSRRRGARIGRRILVGHEAIEGRGAFPRQFWSLFRVFEPAISCPHWSLPDYRDAHTVATLPWHPEIAAARLLTGVASAADQDGRGSPAFLEALAGTDGPAGPAVHLAVAYGLAAVPEPERQAAGRALVLLASRGQLDGELLGRELTELVGLGTLRMPLLTESLRAAVAVPEGAGAVWAVLAASLPGLLARTRPQAHGVLLAVAADSALLSGARGELPEVTALAQRPGSSQLLRQARRLRDALAGV, from the coding sequence ATGATCAAGGGGGAATTCGCCGTACCGTCACTGGATGCGCTCGCCGACGAGGTCGTGGCCGTGCTGGCGGGTCGCCACGACCCCGGCGTGGTGCCGTTCGAACGGGTGCTCAATGCCGTGGTGAGCCACGACTTCCGGGACCGGGAGGCGCTGGCCGCCGCGCTGGGCTCCGTCCCGCGCGAGTTCAAGGTGAAACCGCACGCACAGGTGCGGTGCATAGCGGGCGTCGTCGGCGCTGCGGTCGGTCCGGTACGGGCGGAGGAGTCCTGGGAGAACACCCGGGCGGGCTGGCTCGAACTGTGCCAGCACGTGGCGCTGGACTACATAGCGGGTGCGCGCGCCGCCGAGATCGCCGCCCGGTTGCGGGCCGGGGACTCCGTGCCCTTCCTGCTCTCCGTACCGAGCCGGCCGACGGGCGCGGTGGAGCCGTACGAGCTGGTCGAGCGCCTCGCCGAGTACGAACGCCTCGGTGTCCGGCCCGGACCGGCGGACCTGGGGCAGGCACTGCTGCGCTGCGGCGGCCGGGTGGACCCCGAAGCGGTGCGTGCCGCGGAGGGGTTGGGGCTGGCGGAGGGGACCCGGGTGGCCGCCTGGCTGCGACAGGGCGGTCTGCCCCGGCCGACGTGGTGGCGGGAGCGCGAAGCGGGTGAGGCCGAGCGTCCCAGCAGGCGCCGGGGAGCACGCATCGGCCGTCGGATCCTGGTGGGGCACGAGGCCATCGAGGGCCGCGGCGCGTTCCCGCGGCAGTTCTGGTCGCTGTTCCGCGTCTTCGAGCCGGCCATCTCCTGTCCGCACTGGTCCCTGCCGGACTACCGGGACGCGCACACCGTCGCGACCCTGCCCTGGCACCCGGAGATAGCCGCGGCCCGGCTACTGACGGGTGTCGCGTCGGCGGCCGACCAGGACGGCCGTGGCTCCCCCGCCTTCCTGGAGGCACTGGCCGGGACCGACGGCCCTGCCGGCCCCGCCGTCCACCTGGCCGTGGCCTACGGGCTCGCCGCCGTACCCGAGCCCGAGCGGCAGGCCGCCGGGCGGGCGCTGGTGCTGCTGGCTTCGCGGGGCCAGCTGGACGGCGAGTTGCTGGGCCGGGAGCTGACCGAGCTCGTCGGGCTGGGAACGCTGAGGATGCCCCTGCTGACCGAGTCACTGCGGGCGGCCGTCGCCGTACCGGAGGGCGCCGGGGCGGTCTGGGCGGTCCTGGCCGCCTCCCTGCCCGGACTACTGGCCCGCACCCGGCCCCAGGCGCACGGGGTGCTGCTGGCCGTCGCGGCGGACTCCGCACTGCTGTCGGGCGCGCGCGGCGAGCTGCCCGAGGTGACGGCGCTCGCGCAGCGACCGGGTTCGTCCCAACTGCTCAGACAGGCCCGGAGGTTGCGGGACGCGCTGGCGGGGGTCTGA
- a CDS encoding SDR family oxidoreductase, whose translation MTTKTPRLAGRVALVAGGTRGGGRGIAIELGAAGATVYVTGRSSGTARSDLDRPETIEETAERITAAGGAGIPVRTDHSDPEQVRALVARIAAEQDGRLDVLVNSVWGGDPLTDWEHPLWEQDLDQGLRLLRRAVETHVITSRYALPLMVARGSGLVVEVTDGNTARYRGSFFYDMAKSAVIRLAVAQAAELRPHGVAAVSLTPGFLRSEALLDHFGVTEANWRDGAAEDPNFAHSETPAYLGRAVVALAADPDVIARSGRALATWDLYKEYGFTDADGTQPDFAAHWARNLEAQYGPLGDPL comes from the coding sequence ATGACGACGAAGACACCACGGCTCGCCGGGAGGGTCGCGCTGGTCGCAGGTGGCACCCGGGGTGGCGGGCGGGGAATCGCCATCGAGCTCGGAGCCGCCGGGGCGACCGTCTACGTGACCGGCCGCAGCAGTGGAACGGCGCGCTCCGACCTCGACCGCCCCGAGACCATCGAGGAGACGGCCGAAAGGATCACCGCCGCCGGAGGTGCGGGCATCCCGGTCCGCACCGACCACAGCGACCCGGAACAGGTCCGGGCCCTCGTGGCGCGGATCGCGGCGGAGCAGGACGGCCGGCTCGACGTCCTGGTCAACTCCGTCTGGGGCGGCGACCCGCTCACCGACTGGGAACACCCCCTGTGGGAACAGGACCTGGACCAGGGTCTGCGCCTCCTGCGACGGGCGGTGGAGACCCACGTGATCACCAGCCGGTACGCACTGCCCCTCATGGTCGCCCGCGGGAGCGGCCTGGTCGTGGAGGTCACCGACGGCAACACCGCCCGCTACCGCGGCTCCTTCTTCTACGACATGGCGAAGTCGGCGGTGATCCGGCTGGCCGTCGCGCAGGCCGCCGAGCTGCGGCCGCACGGCGTCGCGGCCGTCTCCCTGACACCGGGCTTCCTGCGCTCGGAGGCGCTGCTGGACCATTTCGGCGTCACCGAGGCCAACTGGCGCGACGGCGCCGCCGAGGACCCGAACTTCGCCCACTCCGAGACTCCCGCCTATCTGGGACGGGCCGTCGTGGCCCTGGCGGCCGACCCGGACGTCATCGCCAGGAGCGGCCGGGCGCTGGCCACCTGGGACCTCTACAAGGAGTACGGGTTCACGGATGCCGACGGCACCCAGCCCGACTTCGCCGCGCACTGGGCCAGGAACTTGGAGGCGCAGTACGGTCCCCTCGGCGACCCGCTCTGA
- a CDS encoding TetR/AcrR family transcriptional regulator: MAGRPRGVEDEVILRAAAEVMGRVGPSGLTLAAVAREVGLVPGTLVQRFGSKRGLVLALADQSVRDTDALPDRIRGEQGSALGALAALFAQWMAPMVSPETFANHLAFLCMDLTDPELHERARAVHEAQRRAVGALLAEAVSTGELRAATDVGALTATVQAVTSGAGLIWALDREGTLVQRVRHGLDAVLAPHVSAATDATDAGSCTE; the protein is encoded by the coding sequence GTGGCCGGACGTCCCCGCGGGGTGGAAGACGAGGTGATCCTGCGTGCGGCGGCCGAGGTGATGGGACGGGTGGGGCCGTCCGGCCTGACCCTGGCGGCGGTGGCCCGCGAGGTCGGCCTGGTCCCCGGCACGCTCGTGCAGCGGTTCGGCTCCAAGCGCGGCCTGGTCCTGGCACTGGCCGATCAGTCCGTACGGGACACGGACGCGCTGCCCGACCGGATCCGCGGGGAGCAGGGCTCGGCGCTCGGGGCCCTGGCCGCCCTGTTCGCGCAGTGGATGGCACCGATGGTCTCGCCGGAGACCTTCGCCAACCACCTGGCGTTCCTGTGCATGGACCTCACGGACCCCGAACTGCACGAGCGGGCCCGCGCCGTGCACGAGGCCCAGCGTCGGGCGGTCGGGGCGCTCCTGGCGGAGGCCGTTTCCACGGGCGAGCTCCGTGCCGCGACGGACGTCGGGGCGCTGACCGCCACCGTGCAGGCCGTCACCTCCGGGGCGGGTCTCATCTGGGCGCTCGACCGCGAGGGCACCCTCGTGCAGCGCGTCCGGCACGGGCTGGACGCCGTGCTGGCCCCCCATGTCTCCGCCGCCACCGACGCCACCGACGCCGGCTCCTGCACCGAGTGA
- a CDS encoding GNAT family N-acetyltransferase, with protein MPSRVELRPLTASDQDEFCTLVRASSELHRPWMQLPSTAQEFQVWTRRFDDGTNLGFLVRLRETGAAVGMVNINSIIRGRYQGASLGYAAFAPSAGRGYLTEGVAATLRYAFTDLRLHRLEANVQPANAASLALVKRLGFRYEGLSPAYLYIDGDWRDHERWAITAPSPWTPDPSLPEV; from the coding sequence ATGCCGTCACGGGTCGAACTGCGCCCGCTCACCGCCTCCGACCAGGACGAGTTCTGCACGCTCGTGCGGGCCAGCTCCGAACTGCACCGGCCGTGGATGCAGCTACCGTCGACCGCGCAGGAGTTCCAGGTCTGGACGCGCCGCTTCGACGACGGCACCAACCTGGGCTTCCTGGTGCGTCTCCGGGAGACCGGCGCAGCCGTCGGCATGGTGAACATCAACTCGATCATCCGGGGCCGATACCAGGGCGCGTCCCTCGGCTACGCGGCCTTCGCCCCGTCAGCAGGGCGCGGGTACCTGACCGAAGGGGTCGCCGCCACCCTGCGGTACGCCTTCACTGACCTGCGGCTCCACCGGCTGGAAGCCAACGTCCAGCCGGCGAACGCGGCATCCCTGGCCCTGGTCAAGCGGCTGGGCTTCCGCTACGAGGGGCTCTCGCCCGCCTACCTCTACATCGACGGGGACTGGCGGGACCACGAACGCTGGGCCATCACCGCACCGAGCCCCTGGACACCCGATCCGTCCCTTCCCGAGGTCTGA